The Chanos chanos chromosome 6, fChaCha1.1, whole genome shotgun sequence genome includes a region encoding these proteins:
- the nek3 gene encoding serine/threonine-protein kinase Nek3, with amino-acid sequence MDRFSVLKVIGEGSFGRALLVQPKNSDQKCVLKEIRLPKARVAMENTRREAVLLSKMNHPNIVAFRDSFQADGHLYIVMEFCSGGDLLQRIRQQRDTHFPEDIILKWFAQMCLGTRHIHDKKVLHRDLKSKNVFLTDDGTVKLGDFGSACTLNSSKAYAQTYVGTPYYVSPEIWDNKPYNNKSDVWSLGCVLYELCALRHPFQARSWKSLILKVCRGSYAPLPRHQPYELHYLIKSMFKTNPKDRPSVHTILTSHRVSRLLHTHLPPQSEELVKERPCRWRKEEGPHVATMLGQRNLLASSTTGSALISPPEEGRRQGDVGPRKRWADGPPDTVLHALGNADILSCSSVASTGGSHPHSEDIGLESEVRRERRGWEKEPPQRLLSLLEKAPLSTAFQTYTIHREGLDPLAGPLRPEQGDDVDGPEEVTVDQSRLEPRSDDEDTDFEEECPCDWIDGLEKLVEEHNDNS; translated from the exons ATGGACCGCTTCTCAGTCCTTAAAGTGATTGGGGAAGGATCTTTTGGACGCGCTCTACTGGTCCAACCGAAGAATAGTGaccaaaaatgtgttttaaaagaaatacgCCTTCCAAAG GCACGTGTTGCAATGGAGAACACGCGAAGAGAGGCGGTGCTCTTGTCCAAAATGAATCATCCAAATATAGTTGCATTCAGAGACTCATTTCAAG CTGATGGCCATCTGTACATTGTCATGGAGTTCTGTAGTGGGGGAGATCTGCTCCAGAGGATCCGACAGCAGAGGGACACTCATTTCCCTGAGGACATT atCCTGAAATGGTTTGCACAGATGTGCCTTGGTACAAGACACATCCATGATAAGAAAGTGTTGCACAGGGACTTGAAATCTAAG AACGTTTTCCTGACAGACGATGGGACTGTGAAGTTAGGAGATTTTGGGTCAGCGTGTACTCTCAACAG CTCGAAGGCGTACGCTCAGACTTATGTCGGAACTCCCTACTATGTTTCACCTGAGATTTGGGACAATAAACCTTACAACAACAAGAG tGATGTTTGGTCTCTAGGCTGTGTCCTGTATGAACTGTGCGCTCTGCGACATCCG ttcCAGGCTCGTAGCTGGAAAAGCCTTATCCTAAAAGTGTGTCGTGGATCCTACGCTCCTTTACCCCGTCATCAGCCATATGAGCTACATTAtctaatcaagagcatgttcaAGACCAACCCCAAAGATCGGCCCTCTGTGCACACCATTCTCACCTCCCACCGCGTCTCCagactgctccacacacaccttcccCCACAG AGCGAGGAGCTGGTCAAGGAACGGCCGTGTCGctggaggaaagaggaggggcCACATGTGGCTACGATGTTGGGACAGAGGAACTTACTGGCCTCCTCTACAACAGGAA GCGCGTTAATAAGCCCACCTGAGGAAGGGCGTAGACAGGGTGATGTGGGTCCTCGTAAGAGATGGGCTGACGGACCCCCGGACACGGTGCTGCATGCCCTGGGAAATGCCGATATCCTTTCCTGCAGTAGTGTGGCCTCTACAGGTGGATCCCACCCTCATTCAG AGGACATTGGTTTGGAGtcagaggtgaggagagagaggagaggctggGAGAAGGAGCCCCCACAGAGACTCCTTAGCCTGCTGGAGAAAGCCCCACTCAGCACAGCGTTCCAAACCTACACCATACATAGGGAAG GTTTGGATCCATTAGCAGGGCCTCTACGTCCAGAGCAGGGAGATGACGTTGATGGCCCAGAAGAGGTCACCGTTGACCAGAGTAGACTGGAGCCACGGTCTGATGATGAGGACAC AGACTTTGAGGAAGAATGTCCTTGTGACTGGATAGATGGACTTGAAAAACTTGTGGAGGAACACAACGATAATTCTTAA